The region GACAAGGACGATGAAGGCAATCTGCGCACCCGTTTGTTTGCTCCTGAGCAGAATAGCGAAGTAATGCTGAAGATTCTGGGCTACGGTGGCGCTGAGCCAGGTATGACGGAACTCGAAGCAACCGAAGCTGCTGAAGAGCGGGAAGAGGAAGCCGAATTGATAAAGGACGAAAATTAACTTTTATCGGGCTGGCGTGCCAGCCCGATAAAAAACGAACGAATCGTACTGTTTTTGGCACTATATTCGTTTATAAATCTGAAAGTTAAATCAAAAGCAGAGGCTATCGATTCATGAAAAAACTACTGATTTTTGGTGCTGTACTGGCAACGTTGTCGCTTGGAGCATGCTCGCGTAAAGCAAATTGCCCAGCCTACGGAAGCGTACAAAAGCCGGCCTCTGGACAGGTTCGGGCTTAAGGAAAGGACTTACGTCAATAAAAAAGGCCTCTATTCACCAAGAATAGAGGCCTTTTTTATTGATGCCTGGTTTACGCATATTCCAGCACAAAGCGGGAGGCTTCCAATAGGTTGGGGGCGCAGCCATCGCATTCTGGAGTAAGTTCGGGCTCGTGAGCAATGCGAACTGTGCGAACACCTACGCGCTTACCGGCCTGCATATCGCGAAGCGCGTCGCCAATCATCCAGGACTGGTTAGGCAGGATGTTATATTTAGCCATTGCTTTTTCAAGCATCAGCGAACCGGGTTTCCGGGTGAGCGACTCGGTATCATATTTGGGGTGATGCGGGCAGTAGTAAATATCGTCGATGAGTTGGCCGCACTGTTCCTGCAAATACTGATAACAAGCCATGACATCGTCGCGGGTGTAGAGCCCCCGGGCAATACCTGCCTGATTAGTAATGACAATGAGCAGA is a window of Spirosoma linguale DSM 74 DNA encoding:
- a CDS encoding hydrolase, HAD-superfamily, subfamily IIIA (TIGRFAM: hydrolase, HAD-superfamily, subfamily IIIA; histidinol-phosphate phosphatase family protein~KEGG: nis:NIS_1450 D-glycero-D-manno-heptose 1,7- bisphosphate phosphatase), whose translation is MNKCIFLDRDGVLNEDRTDYVYRVEDFIIPDGVPEALRLLKDAGYLLIVITNQAGIARGLYTRDDVMACYQYLQEQCGQLIDDIYYCPHHPKYDTESLTRKPGSLMLEKAMAKYNILPNQSWMIGDALRDMQAGKRVGVRTVRIAHEPELTPECDGCAPNLLEASRFVLEYA